A single window of Xylocopa sonorina isolate GNS202 chromosome 5, iyXylSono1_principal, whole genome shotgun sequence DNA harbors:
- the LOC143423813 gene encoding uncharacterized protein LOC143423813: MLPMSYDFNKNLPIPNRNSSTSSRNSRVTLKQLRSQVAIRFLLAKTKRFNILKQQYEQMQQKKQQATLKTGSSPECLSYLGLAPKDAKLEDRNARKQENLGDFQFLKPEIYECSYCTKIFFHKLIHRRHSIRHLKKIHWCLKCNQGFPSKTSKRRHDLVCRR, encoded by the exons ATGTTACCTATGTCGTACGATTTTAACAAGAACCTGCCCATACCGAACAGA AATTCCAGCACCTCATCGAGAAATTCGAGGGTCACGTTGAAACAATTGAGATCTCAGGTGGCGATTCGTTTTCTGCTGGCGAAAACGAAGCGATTCAACATTCTGAAGCAGCAGTACGAGCAGATGCAACAGAAAAAGCAACAGGCCACCTTGAAGACGGGGTCGTCGCCGGAATGTCTGTCGTATTTGGGGTTGGCGCCAAAAGACGCGAAGCTGGAGGACAGGAACGCTCGTAAGCAAGAGAACCTAGGAGACTTTCAATTTTTGAAGCCAGAGATCTACGAGTGCAGTTATTGCACTAAAATATTCTTTCACAAGCTCATCCACAGAAGACACTCGATTCGCCACCTGAAGAAAATCCACTGGTGCCTCAAGTGCAACCAAGGATTCCCGAGCAAAACGTCCAAGAGGAGGCACGACCTCGTTTGTCGTCGTTGA
- the LOC143424022 gene encoding uncharacterized protein LOC143424022 encodes MANLDSEKYEVDYELLAVFDDVAALAQLEYGTLDLSCFELSFYDESRLAKIEDRREIKVEDRQPHASTDHEEKNEVFAVPKVYSCMYCLKRFYSRTACRRHQVCHAKQQLRCPCCRMRSYSANVLRRHYEYFHPCARRKQILIEAQW; translated from the exons ATGGCGAACTTAGACAGTGAAAAGTACGAAGTTGACTACGAG CTTCTCGCGGTATTCGACGATGTGGCCGCGTTGGCGCAGTTGGAGTACGGCACCCTCGATCTGTCCTGCTTCGAGCTCAGTTTCTACGACGAGTCTCGACTGGCAAAGATCGAGGATCGTCGTGAGATTAAGGTGGAGGATCGACAGCCGCACGCAAGCACCGATCACGAGGAAAAGAACGAAGTATTCGCTGTACCGAAGGTGTACAGCTGTATGTACTGTCTGAAACGATTCTACAGTCGAACAGCGTGCCGCAGACACCAagtttgccacgcgaaacagcaGCTACGGTGTCCATGTTGCAGAATGCGATCGTACAGCGCCAACGTCCTCCGCCGACATTATGAATACTTCCATCCCTGCGCTCGCAGGAAACAGATACTCATCGAAGCTCAGTGGTAG